Proteins encoded in a region of the Planococcus shixiaomingii genome:
- a CDS encoding DHH family phosphoesterase → MSAFFRKRKLRYPLIALLLLGLTAAILISRWSEWVAGLFVLLFAIGFAAAWMIEKKTYEATEQHIEMLSYRMKKVGEEALLEMPIGILLVNEDFDIEWANPYMTSALEYDTLIGESLFSISDDFQALVTSNEARETTITLGDRKYRVYYKVNDRLFYLFDITEQVEIETLYYADRTVIGILFIDNYDELAQGMDDQTRSNLNSLVTSLINQWAENHGIFVKRISSDRFMAVFNESILKELEKSKFAILDDIREVTSKDNLALTLSIGVGAGSAALVELGSMAQSSLDLVLGRGGDQVAIKHPSGKVKFYGGKTNPVEKRTRVRARVISHALRDLIQESDQVFVMGHKMPDMDAIGAAVGVAKMAAMNKVKGSIVLDFDEYDRSVMRLMNEIEEDADLFNQFITPEEALATMTDNSLLVIVDTHKPSMVIDERLLQRMERVVIIDHHRRGEEFITNTMLVYMEPYASSTAELVTELIEYQPKHEKLSMLEATAMLAGIIVDTKSFTLRTGARTFEAASYLRANGADTVLVQRLLKEDLDTYLERAKIVQTVEFVADGIAIAKGEPGKTYSPVLIAQTADILLTMKDVNASFVIAERGENGVGISARSLGEVNVQLVMENLGGGGHLTNAATQIPDATVEEAVELLKNVIEEHYEGGQTE, encoded by the coding sequence ATGTCGGCTTTTTTTAGAAAGAGAAAACTTCGATATCCGCTTATTGCGCTATTGCTGCTGGGCTTAACTGCGGCGATTCTGATTTCACGCTGGTCGGAATGGGTAGCGGGACTTTTTGTCCTGCTGTTTGCCATTGGCTTTGCCGCTGCATGGATGATAGAGAAGAAAACTTATGAAGCGACTGAACAACATATCGAAATGCTGTCATACCGGATGAAAAAAGTCGGAGAAGAAGCGCTTCTTGAAATGCCGATTGGAATATTGCTGGTCAATGAAGATTTCGATATCGAATGGGCTAATCCGTATATGACGTCGGCATTGGAATACGACACGCTGATCGGTGAATCACTGTTTTCAATATCGGATGACTTTCAAGCGCTAGTAACTTCTAATGAAGCAAGAGAAACAACAATTACGCTCGGAGACCGCAAGTACCGAGTGTACTATAAAGTGAATGACCGTCTGTTTTATTTGTTTGATATTACAGAACAAGTGGAAATTGAGACCTTGTATTATGCAGACCGCACAGTAATCGGGATTTTGTTTATCGACAACTACGACGAACTGGCACAAGGAATGGATGACCAAACCCGAAGTAATTTAAACAGCCTGGTGACATCGCTCATTAACCAATGGGCTGAAAACCACGGGATTTTCGTCAAGCGCATCTCGTCCGACCGTTTCATGGCGGTATTCAATGAATCGATTTTAAAAGAGCTGGAAAAATCGAAATTCGCGATTTTAGATGATATCCGTGAAGTGACATCGAAGGACAACTTAGCGCTGACGCTGAGCATCGGCGTTGGAGCGGGATCCGCTGCTCTTGTTGAGCTTGGCAGCATGGCCCAATCCAGTTTGGATTTGGTCCTTGGCCGAGGCGGCGACCAAGTGGCGATCAAGCACCCGAGCGGCAAAGTGAAATTTTACGGCGGCAAGACGAATCCGGTTGAAAAACGAACTCGGGTGCGGGCGCGGGTCATTTCCCATGCACTACGCGATTTGATCCAGGAAAGTGACCAAGTGTTTGTCATGGGCCATAAAATGCCTGATATGGACGCTATAGGCGCTGCTGTCGGGGTGGCGAAAATGGCTGCAATGAACAAAGTCAAAGGCAGCATCGTGCTGGATTTTGACGAATATGACCGAAGCGTCATGCGATTGATGAATGAAATCGAAGAAGACGCGGACTTGTTCAACCAATTCATCACACCGGAAGAAGCGCTGGCGACGATGACGGACAATTCGCTGCTTGTCATCGTGGATACCCATAAGCCGTCCATGGTCATCGATGAACGGCTGCTCCAGCGGATGGAACGAGTGGTCATCATCGACCATCACCGGAGAGGCGAGGAATTTATCACCAATACGATGCTCGTTTACATGGAACCTTATGCTTCATCGACAGCCGAGCTCGTGACCGAATTGATCGAATACCAGCCGAAGCACGAAAAGCTATCCATGCTTGAAGCAACTGCCATGCTGGCAGGTATTATAGTGGATACAAAAAGCTTTACACTTCGCACGGGGGCACGTACATTTGAAGCAGCTTCCTATTTGCGGGCGAACGGGGCCGATACGGTACTGGTACAGCGGCTCTTGAAAGAAGATTTGGATACGTATTTGGAACGTGCTAAAATCGTCCAGACCGTTGAATTTGTAGCGGACGGCATTGCAATTGCAAAAGGGGAGCCAGGCAAAACTTACAGCCCTGTGCTGATTGCGCAGACGGCCGATATTTTATTGACGATGAAAGACGTCAACGCCTCTTTCGTTATCGCGGAACGCGGAGAAAACGGCGTTGGCATCAGTGCCCGCTCACTTGGAGAAGTGAACGTGCAGCTGGTTATGGAAAACCTTGGCGGCGGCGGCCATTTAACAAATGCCGCGACCCAAATACCAGATGCAACAGTTGAAGAAGCTGTTGAATTGTTGAAAAATGTGATTGAGGAACATTATGAAGGAGGACAAACCGAATGA
- a CDS encoding peptidoglycan DD-metalloendopeptidase family protein has protein sequence MKYFNGTSMPSSSNILKAALASTLLMASFTVQPASAKPSEEDSLETIYHLYNSSEYIGAVAHEEAIESAIDEKIENVEAPVEGLNLLPSQEFRVIEERVFKPIVRDEQATMEQLNQKVAIKAETFALAVNNEIAIHLKDRDAYNETVRRLKLAHVSPEELEAWEVAQDSSEELPELKAGETRITDLSFNAKISGLSQQTAPEEVVTVDQAVDFLLNEHKVAVNVTKEQKIEEVYKHDINEKEDASLFIGDSKVDVEGKDGKKELTFAIQEENGEEVARQETAMEITEKPVGEVVLKGTKELPTVGTGKFEWPAEGGYISSERGKRWGRWHNGIDIARPDGFAIKAADHGIVKTAGPAGTLGNHVVIDHQNGYETIYGHLESIGVKKGDKVQAGTKLGKMGTTGRSTGIHLHFEISLDGTTKNPLDYLK, from the coding sequence ATGAAATACTTTAACGGCACGAGCATGCCCAGCAGCTCGAATATCTTGAAAGCAGCCTTAGCATCCACTTTGCTCATGGCAAGCTTCACTGTCCAACCAGCATCGGCAAAACCATCAGAAGAAGATAGTTTGGAAACAATCTATCATTTATATAATAGCAGCGAGTATATCGGTGCAGTAGCACATGAAGAAGCGATTGAATCGGCAATCGATGAAAAAATTGAAAATGTAGAAGCGCCTGTAGAAGGGTTGAACCTTCTGCCGAGCCAAGAGTTCCGTGTAATCGAAGAGCGAGTCTTTAAACCGATTGTTCGGGACGAACAGGCAACTATGGAACAACTCAACCAAAAAGTGGCCATCAAAGCGGAGACATTCGCCTTGGCTGTCAATAACGAAATTGCGATCCATTTAAAAGATCGGGACGCTTATAACGAGACGGTCCGCCGGTTGAAACTGGCTCATGTTTCACCGGAAGAGCTGGAAGCATGGGAAGTTGCCCAGGATTCTTCTGAGGAGCTGCCGGAACTGAAAGCAGGGGAAACCCGCATCACCGACTTGTCGTTCAACGCAAAAATTTCCGGCTTATCGCAACAAACGGCACCGGAAGAAGTCGTGACTGTGGACCAAGCGGTTGATTTTCTGCTGAACGAACATAAGGTGGCAGTCAATGTAACAAAAGAACAAAAGATTGAAGAAGTTTACAAGCACGACATTAACGAAAAAGAAGACGCAAGCCTCTTTATCGGCGATTCGAAAGTTGATGTGGAAGGCAAAGACGGCAAAAAAGAATTGACGTTTGCCATTCAAGAAGAAAACGGTGAAGAAGTGGCCCGGCAAGAAACTGCCATGGAGATAACAGAAAAGCCGGTCGGCGAGGTGGTCCTAAAAGGAACGAAAGAGCTGCCAACGGTTGGCACTGGAAAGTTTGAATGGCCAGCGGAAGGCGGTTATATTTCCAGCGAGAGAGGGAAGCGCTGGGGACGGTGGCATAATGGCATCGACATCGCCCGTCCTGATGGCTTTGCGATAAAAGCGGCGGACCACGGCATCGTTAAAACTGCAGGTCCCGCCGGTACACTTGGGAACCATGTCGTCATTGACCACCAGAACGGCTATGAAACAATCTATGGCCATTTGGAATCCATTGGGGTTAAAAAAGGCGATAAAGTCCAAGCGGGAACGAAACTAGGGAAAATGGGGACTACCGGCCGTTCTACCGGCATCCACCTGCATTTTGAAATTTCATTGGACGGTACAACAAAAAATCCGCTCGACTATCTTAAATAA
- the yycF gene encoding response regulator YycF, with translation MSKTILVVDDEKPIADILQFNLKKEGFDVVCAYDGDEAIKLAGEILPDLMLLDIMLPNRDGMEVCREIRKKFDFPIIMLTAKDSEIDKVLGLELGADDYVTKPFSTRELIARVKANLRRQSVVPIEEDGPQSNDIQVGSLTIQPDAYLVLKRDETIELTHREFELLHYLGKHIGQVMTREHLLQTVWGYDYFGDVRTVDVTIRRLREKIEDNPSHPSWIVTRRGVGYYLRNPEQE, from the coding sequence ATGAGCAAAACGATTTTAGTTGTAGACGACGAAAAGCCGATTGCGGATATTCTGCAGTTTAATTTGAAGAAAGAAGGCTTTGATGTGGTATGTGCCTATGATGGGGATGAGGCCATTAAACTGGCGGGAGAAATTCTGCCGGATTTGATGCTGCTCGACATCATGCTGCCGAACCGAGATGGCATGGAAGTGTGCCGGGAAATCCGCAAAAAGTTCGATTTTCCGATCATCATGCTAACAGCGAAAGATTCGGAGATCGACAAAGTCTTAGGCCTTGAACTTGGTGCCGACGATTATGTCACGAAGCCGTTCTCGACACGGGAATTGATTGCACGCGTAAAAGCGAACTTGCGCCGCCAAAGCGTGGTTCCGATTGAAGAAGACGGTCCACAGTCCAATGATATTCAAGTAGGTTCCTTAACGATCCAGCCAGACGCTTATTTAGTACTAAAACGCGACGAAACCATTGAGTTGACGCACCGTGAATTTGAATTGCTCCATTATCTCGGGAAACACATCGGGCAAGTGATGACCCGTGAACATTTGCTGCAGACGGTATGGGGTTATGACTATTTCGGGGATGTCCGGACAGTTGATGTAACAATTCGCCGATTGCGTGAAAAAATCGAAGACAACCCGAGCCATCCTTCTTGGATCGTGACACGCCGTGGAGTGGGGTATTACTTGCGAAATCCTGAACAGGAGTAG
- the rplI gene encoding 50S ribosomal protein L9 codes for MKVIFLKDVKGRGKKGEIKNVADGYAHNFLIKNNFAIEASQAAISQLNGQKKKEEKLSEQELQEAQQLKEKLEALTIELKAKSGEGGRLFGSITTKQVASELEKKHGFKIDKRKMELDDAIRSLGYTNIPVKIHQEVTATLKVHVTEEA; via the coding sequence ATGAAAGTAATATTTTTGAAAGATGTAAAAGGCAGAGGGAAAAAAGGCGAAATCAAGAATGTGGCAGATGGATACGCACACAACTTCCTGATTAAAAATAATTTTGCAATTGAAGCCAGCCAAGCGGCGATCAGCCAATTGAACGGCCAAAAGAAAAAAGAAGAAAAACTTTCTGAACAAGAATTGCAAGAAGCGCAGCAGCTGAAAGAAAAATTGGAAGCTTTGACAATTGAACTAAAAGCCAAATCAGGTGAAGGCGGCCGGTTGTTCGGTTCGATTACTACAAAACAAGTGGCGAGCGAATTGGAGAAAAAACATGGCTTCAAAATCGACAAACGCAAAATGGAGTTGGATGATGCTATCCGCTCGTTGGGCTATACAAATATCCCTGTAAAAATCCACCAAGAAGTAACAGCTACGCTCAAAGTCCACGTAACTGAAGAAGCGTAA
- the dnaB gene encoding replicative DNA helicase yields MNETIDRVPPHNQEAEQSVIGAIFLEPQSLITVAEIVMPEDFYRIAHQKIFQTMLTLSDRGKAIDVVTVTEELSVKKELEDVGGLSYLTEIANAVPTAANVAHYAHIVEEKALLRRLIRVATSIVEDGFTREDEVEALLSEAEKKMMEVSSRKNAGDFIHIKDVLVKTYDNIELLHTRKGDVTGIPTGFRDLDKVTAGFQRNDLIIVAARPSVGKTAFALNVAQNVATRANENVAIFSLEMGAEQLVMRMLCAEGNIDAQVMRTGALQNEDWRKLTMAMGSLSNAGIFIDDTPGIRVNDIRAKCRRLKQEHGLGMIMIDYLQLIQGPGRSGENRQQEVSDISRSLKGLARELEVPVIALSQLSRGVEQRQDKRPMMSDLRESGSIEQDADIVSFLYREDYYDKETEDQNMIEIIIAKQRNGPTGTVKLAFVKEYNKFVTIDWSQHEGGQDGGY; encoded by the coding sequence ATGAACGAAACGATAGATCGAGTTCCTCCGCATAACCAAGAAGCCGAGCAATCGGTTATTGGTGCCATCTTTTTAGAACCGCAATCGTTGATCACCGTAGCGGAAATCGTCATGCCGGAAGATTTTTACCGCATCGCGCACCAAAAAATATTCCAGACGATGCTGACGCTGTCAGATCGCGGCAAAGCAATCGATGTGGTGACGGTAACAGAAGAACTTTCTGTGAAAAAAGAATTGGAAGACGTCGGCGGATTGTCTTATTTGACGGAAATCGCCAATGCCGTTCCTACCGCAGCAAACGTCGCGCATTACGCTCACATCGTGGAAGAAAAGGCGCTGTTGCGCCGACTCATCCGTGTGGCGACTTCAATCGTAGAGGACGGCTTTACACGTGAAGATGAAGTAGAAGCGTTGCTGTCTGAAGCTGAGAAGAAGATGATGGAAGTATCAAGCCGGAAAAATGCCGGTGACTTTATCCACATCAAAGATGTGTTGGTCAAGACGTACGATAACATCGAATTGCTGCATACACGCAAGGGAGACGTTACAGGCATCCCTACCGGCTTCCGAGACTTGGATAAGGTAACTGCCGGGTTTCAGCGCAATGACCTGATCATCGTCGCGGCACGGCCTTCTGTCGGTAAGACGGCATTCGCCTTGAACGTAGCCCAAAACGTGGCCACCAGAGCAAACGAAAACGTCGCCATCTTCAGTTTGGAGATGGGTGCCGAACAGCTGGTCATGCGGATGCTTTGTGCGGAAGGAAATATCGATGCACAAGTTATGCGGACCGGAGCTCTTCAGAACGAAGACTGGCGAAAGCTGACGATGGCAATGGGGAGCCTGTCCAATGCCGGTATTTTCATCGATGACACGCCCGGAATCCGGGTCAATGACATCCGGGCGAAATGCCGCCGTTTAAAACAGGAACACGGCCTTGGCATGATCATGATCGATTATTTGCAGCTGATTCAAGGACCGGGCCGTTCCGGCGAAAACCGCCAACAGGAAGTATCGGATATTTCCCGTTCGTTAAAAGGGTTGGCGCGTGAGCTGGAAGTTCCCGTTATCGCCTTGTCGCAGTTGTCCCGTGGTGTGGAGCAGCGGCAGGACAAGCGGCCGATGATGTCGGATTTGCGGGAATCGGGAAGTATTGAGCAAGATGCCGATATCGTATCTTTCCTGTACCGTGAAGATTACTACGACAAAGAAACAGAAGATCAGAACATGATTGAAATTATCATCGCGAAACAGCGTAACGGCCCGACCGGAACCGTAAAACTGGCTTTCGTGAAAGAGTACAATAAATTCGTCACCATTGATTGGAGCCAGCACGAAGGCGGGCAAGACGGAGGATACTAA
- a CDS encoding adenylosuccinate synthase has product MTSIVVVGTQWGDEGKGKITDFLSEHAEVIARYQGGNNAGHTIIFGGETYKLHLIPSGIFYKDKISVIGNGMVVDPKALVTELKALHARGVTTDNLRISNRAHVILPYHIKQDEVEEARRGANKIGTTGKGIGPAYMDKAARVGIRMADLLDHVVFEEKLRMNLNEKNRMFEKFYETEGFTVEEIMEEYYEYGQEIAKYVTDTSKVLNDAVDNGRRVLFEGAQGVMLDIDQGTYPFVTSSNPVAGGVTIGAGVGPTAIQHVIGVCKAYTSRVGDGPFPTELFDEVGNRIREVGKEYGTTTGRPRRIGWFDSVVVRHARRVSGLTDLTVNSIDVLTGLETVKICTAYSYQGELITEYPANLRMLADCEPVYEELPGWSEDVTGCKSLDELPENARHYLERIAQLTGVQISIFSVGPDRNQTNIVSSVWR; this is encoded by the coding sequence ATGACATCAATCGTAGTAGTAGGAACGCAATGGGGAGACGAAGGAAAAGGGAAAATCACCGATTTTCTATCTGAACACGCAGAAGTGATTGCGCGTTACCAAGGCGGGAACAATGCCGGCCATACGATCATTTTTGGCGGCGAAACGTATAAATTGCATTTGATTCCTTCAGGGATTTTCTATAAAGACAAAATTTCAGTGATCGGCAACGGAATGGTTGTTGACCCGAAAGCGCTTGTAACGGAACTTAAAGCGTTGCATGCACGCGGCGTTACGACAGACAACTTGCGCATTTCCAACCGCGCGCACGTCATTCTGCCATACCACATCAAGCAAGACGAAGTGGAAGAGGCAAGACGCGGAGCAAATAAAATCGGAACAACAGGAAAAGGCATCGGGCCTGCTTATATGGACAAAGCAGCACGTGTCGGCATCCGCATGGCGGATCTTTTGGACCATGTTGTGTTCGAAGAAAAACTTCGCATGAACTTGAACGAGAAAAACCGCATGTTCGAGAAATTCTACGAAACAGAAGGCTTTACGGTTGAAGAAATCATGGAAGAGTACTATGAATACGGCCAGGAAATCGCCAAGTACGTAACCGATACATCAAAAGTATTGAACGATGCTGTGGACAATGGCCGCCGCGTTCTATTTGAAGGCGCACAAGGCGTCATGCTGGACATCGACCAAGGTACATACCCATTTGTTACGTCATCCAACCCGGTAGCAGGCGGAGTGACAATTGGCGCCGGAGTTGGCCCAACTGCTATCCAGCATGTAATCGGCGTATGTAAAGCATATACGTCACGAGTTGGCGATGGGCCGTTCCCGACTGAATTGTTTGATGAAGTTGGAAACCGAATCCGTGAAGTCGGAAAAGAGTATGGGACGACAACTGGCCGCCCTCGCCGCATCGGCTGGTTCGACAGCGTAGTAGTGCGCCATGCAAGACGCGTCAGTGGATTGACTGACCTTACCGTCAACTCGATCGACGTATTGACAGGCCTTGAAACGGTGAAAATTTGTACAGCATACAGCTACCAGGGAGAATTGATCACGGAGTATCCGGCAAACTTGCGCATGCTTGCGGATTGCGAACCGGTATACGAAGAGCTTCCAGGTTGGTCGGAAGACGTGACAGGATGCAAATCACTGGATGAGCTTCCTGAAAACGCACGCCACTACTTGGAGCGCATTGCTCAGTTGACTGGCGTACAAATCTCTATTTTCTCTGTAGGGCCAGACCGCAACCAAACGAATATTGTCAGCAGTGTGTGGAGATAA
- a CDS encoding YybS family protein: MQNQQTRQLTNGAMMAAVFAVLLAASVYVPLLNVITTLFLGLPVAWYSAKYPWKASMLFSVVCLVLSFIVGGLLSLPLALVYVPLGLSIGLSIHYRKSKLFMFLCSGIVLLISTVLQYVASIVLFGINVLEEGITMMKASYATSGEMLERFGASVEQMEKYNEAVDQLMFSVETLLPTLLVGSVFLLVWFMLLVYLPILKRLGTDVPKFPPFRDMKLPKSVLWYYLIVLLISMLSDIQPGSMAYMMFINASVLLQLLLFLQGVSFYHFYIKQEGWPKWVTVIATILALPLQSFTSIVGIVDLGFDIRGWVKRAHEFKGK, from the coding sequence ATGCAAAATCAACAAACAAGACAACTCACTAACGGCGCGATGATGGCGGCAGTATTTGCAGTATTGCTTGCAGCCTCCGTATACGTGCCTCTTTTAAATGTTATCACTACTTTGTTTTTAGGATTGCCGGTTGCGTGGTACAGCGCAAAATATCCATGGAAGGCAAGTATGCTTTTTTCAGTTGTCTGCCTGGTCTTGTCATTTATCGTAGGCGGTCTTCTATCGTTGCCGCTGGCGCTTGTATATGTGCCGCTCGGCCTTTCTATCGGCCTTTCCATTCATTACCGGAAAAGCAAGTTATTCATGTTCTTGTGCTCCGGCATTGTCCTGCTCATCTCCACCGTTTTACAATATGTAGCCTCTATTGTTTTGTTCGGCATTAACGTTCTCGAAGAAGGCATTACAATGATGAAAGCATCTTATGCAACTTCAGGAGAAATGTTGGAGCGCTTCGGTGCTTCCGTGGAACAGATGGAAAAATACAATGAAGCGGTCGACCAACTGATGTTTTCAGTCGAAACCTTATTGCCGACGTTGCTCGTCGGAAGTGTTTTCCTGCTAGTTTGGTTTATGCTACTGGTGTATTTACCGATTTTAAAACGGCTTGGTACGGATGTACCGAAATTCCCGCCTTTTCGTGATATGAAATTGCCGAAAAGTGTATTATGGTATTATTTAATCGTGCTGCTGATCTCCATGCTGTCAGATATTCAGCCCGGATCAATGGCATATATGATGTTCATTAACGCATCCGTCCTGCTTCAATTGCTGTTATTCTTGCAAGGGGTATCGTTTTACCACTTTTACATCAAGCAGGAAGGCTGGCCTAAGTGGGTGACTGTTATTGCGACCATTCTGGCTTTGCCGCTGCAATCGTTTACGAGTATAGTCGGAATCGTGGACCTCGGTTTTGATATCCGGGGCTGGGTTAAGCGGGCACACGAGTTTAAAGGAAAATGA